A single genomic interval of Rhinatrema bivittatum chromosome 12, aRhiBiv1.1, whole genome shotgun sequence harbors:
- the ELK4 gene encoding ETS domain-containing protein Elk-4 isoform X1 yields MQAPEWTNPGDAAAESPPAEPEDTERRGEGLIAMDTAITLWQFLLQLLQEPQNKHLISWTSNDGEFKLLRAEEVARLWGIRKNKPSMNYDKLSRALRYYYVKNILKKVNGQKFVYKFVSYPDILNMEAVGVGRAEGDAELGASEISSCGAKEQENSGKERLPVSSPKSSGRNDYIHSGLYSSFTLNSLSSSGMKLFKSIKMENPAEKLAERRATLDQTPSVIKFGTAPSKKPAVPSAAASLPTASEEETLVLPKAPPMPDLTSSFPATPPLPSRSPSPAPSSSPELLSNAESEAQELLVDTEDSNNDHRTSQTSRSKKPIGLELAPLLVVTGSEPSPLGILSPSLPTASLTPAIFSQTPILLTPSPLLSSIHFWSTLSPFAPLSPARLQGANSLFQFPSVLNNHCPLALPGLDGPSTPGPFSPDLQRT; encoded by the exons CTCATTGCTATGGACACGGCTATCACTCTGTGGCAGTTCCTGCTTCAGCTACTCCAGGAGCCTCAGAACAAGCACCTGATCTCCTGGACGTCCAATGATGGGGAGTTCAAACTGCTGCGGGCGGAGGAAGTGGCTCGGCTGTGGGGGATCCGGAAGAACAAGCCCAGCATGAACTACGACAAACTGAGTCGCGCGCTGAGATACTACTACGTGAAG AATATCCTTAAAAAAGTGAATGGGCAGAAGTTTGTGTACAAGTTTGTCTCCTATCCTGATATTTTGAACATGGAAGCAGTGGGGGTGGGGCGGGCTGAGGGGGATGCTGAGCTGGGTGCTTCCGAAATCAGCAGCTGTGGTGCCAAAGAGCAGGAGAACTCTGGGAAGGAGAGGCTGCCGGTGTCCTCTCCCAAGTCATCCGGTCGCAACGACTACATTCACTCGGGGCTGTACTCCTCCTTCACCCTGAATTCCCTCAGCTCTTCCGGCATGAAGCTTTTCAAGTCGATCAAGATGGAGAATCCAGCCGAGAAGCTGGCAGAGAGGAGGGCCACCCTGGATCAGACTCCTTCTGTGATAAAATTTGGAACTGCCCCCTCCAAGAAGCCAGCAGTGCCTTCAGCTGCAGCATCCCTGCCCACAGCCTCTGAAGAGGAAACGCTGGTGCTGCCAAAAGCTCCCCCCATGCCCGACCTAACCTCCTCATTTCCTGCTAcgcctcctcttccctccaggTCGCCTTCCCCAGCCCCGAGCTCTAGCCCCGAGCTGCTCAGTAACGCAGAGAGTGAGGCTCAGGAGCTGCTCGTGGACACCGAGGACTCAAACAATGATCACAGGACAAGTCAGACATCTAGGTCCAAAAAACCCATTGGGCTGGAGCTGGCACCTCTGCTTGTGGTTACTGGGAGTGAGCCAAGCCCTCTAGGGATCTTGAGCCCCTCCCTCCCTACTGCATCTCTCACACCAGCAATTTTTTCTCAG ACCCCGATCTTGCTGACTCCCAGCCCTCTGTTGTCCAGTATCCATTTTTGGAGCACGCTCAGTCCTTTTGCTCCGTTGAGCCCAGCCAGACTGCAAGGTGCCAACAGCCTTTTCCAG TTTCCTTCAGTATTAAACAACCATTGTCCACTCGCCTTGCCTGGACTGGACGGGCcgtccacccctggccctttctCCCCAGACCTACAGAGGACATAG
- the ELK4 gene encoding ETS domain-containing protein Elk-4 isoform X2, with product MDTAITLWQFLLQLLQEPQNKHLISWTSNDGEFKLLRAEEVARLWGIRKNKPSMNYDKLSRALRYYYVKNILKKVNGQKFVYKFVSYPDILNMEAVGVGRAEGDAELGASEISSCGAKEQENSGKERLPVSSPKSSGRNDYIHSGLYSSFTLNSLSSSGMKLFKSIKMENPAEKLAERRATLDQTPSVIKFGTAPSKKPAVPSAAASLPTASEEETLVLPKAPPMPDLTSSFPATPPLPSRSPSPAPSSSPELLSNAESEAQELLVDTEDSNNDHRTSQTSRSKKPIGLELAPLLVVTGSEPSPLGILSPSLPTASLTPAIFSQTPILLTPSPLLSSIHFWSTLSPFAPLSPARLQGANSLFQFPSVLNNHCPLALPGLDGPSTPGPFSPDLQRT from the exons ATGGACACGGCTATCACTCTGTGGCAGTTCCTGCTTCAGCTACTCCAGGAGCCTCAGAACAAGCACCTGATCTCCTGGACGTCCAATGATGGGGAGTTCAAACTGCTGCGGGCGGAGGAAGTGGCTCGGCTGTGGGGGATCCGGAAGAACAAGCCCAGCATGAACTACGACAAACTGAGTCGCGCGCTGAGATACTACTACGTGAAG AATATCCTTAAAAAAGTGAATGGGCAGAAGTTTGTGTACAAGTTTGTCTCCTATCCTGATATTTTGAACATGGAAGCAGTGGGGGTGGGGCGGGCTGAGGGGGATGCTGAGCTGGGTGCTTCCGAAATCAGCAGCTGTGGTGCCAAAGAGCAGGAGAACTCTGGGAAGGAGAGGCTGCCGGTGTCCTCTCCCAAGTCATCCGGTCGCAACGACTACATTCACTCGGGGCTGTACTCCTCCTTCACCCTGAATTCCCTCAGCTCTTCCGGCATGAAGCTTTTCAAGTCGATCAAGATGGAGAATCCAGCCGAGAAGCTGGCAGAGAGGAGGGCCACCCTGGATCAGACTCCTTCTGTGATAAAATTTGGAACTGCCCCCTCCAAGAAGCCAGCAGTGCCTTCAGCTGCAGCATCCCTGCCCACAGCCTCTGAAGAGGAAACGCTGGTGCTGCCAAAAGCTCCCCCCATGCCCGACCTAACCTCCTCATTTCCTGCTAcgcctcctcttccctccaggTCGCCTTCCCCAGCCCCGAGCTCTAGCCCCGAGCTGCTCAGTAACGCAGAGAGTGAGGCTCAGGAGCTGCTCGTGGACACCGAGGACTCAAACAATGATCACAGGACAAGTCAGACATCTAGGTCCAAAAAACCCATTGGGCTGGAGCTGGCACCTCTGCTTGTGGTTACTGGGAGTGAGCCAAGCCCTCTAGGGATCTTGAGCCCCTCCCTCCCTACTGCATCTCTCACACCAGCAATTTTTTCTCAG ACCCCGATCTTGCTGACTCCCAGCCCTCTGTTGTCCAGTATCCATTTTTGGAGCACGCTCAGTCCTTTTGCTCCGTTGAGCCCAGCCAGACTGCAAGGTGCCAACAGCCTTTTCCAG TTTCCTTCAGTATTAAACAACCATTGTCCACTCGCCTTGCCTGGACTGGACGGGCcgtccacccctggccctttctCCCCAGACCTACAGAGGACATAG